Proteins encoded in a region of the Mucispirillum schaedleri ASF457 genome:
- a CDS encoding HNH endonuclease has translation MTYRNIPHFTIKKNLQKSKNTGIYFSDILNDDVLSDVCYKITGKHDYTLNFVENDYKDEFLSDTYNKGRLAILQYESTIHYISFSENRANGRNSSVQSVPTAFNIFFCNSYPNKKLHYYFLDTQLGNFETDYLIFMYRLMATIGFNFLNADNVLTHKIKAFSSIEDIIFNRKNNSERNKGNNSTYITKSGANSIDIYGKVYGANKYESSMLCYALSLLCHEHQKITLYEIIEKDLKRLPEISRKVIEEMGVIKIIPTDITLEKQIFKYNDSLRSPRYIYNLLDRIGPKQCVLCECGIPELIQGAHIWSVSSIKKEANMIYEEKLNHAINGHNGLWLCENHHKLFDENILMIKENGTIYYQEKIPIEHREFIAKITTIGCLPEFIMSEQFVEYLWQRNKAV, from the coding sequence ATGACATATAGAAACATACCACATTTCACTATAAAAAAGAATTTACAGAAATCAAAAAATACAGGAATTTATTTTAGTGATATACTCAATGATGATGTTTTATCTGATGTCTGTTATAAAATTACAGGAAAACATGATTATACTCTAAATTTTGTTGAAAACGATTATAAAGACGAATTTTTATCTGACACATATAATAAAGGCAGACTCGCAATATTACAATACGAGTCCACAATTCATTATATATCTTTTTCAGAAAATAGAGCAAATGGAAGAAATTCAAGTGTGCAAAGTGTTCCTACAGCTTTTAATATATTTTTTTGTAATTCTTATCCAAATAAAAAATTACATTATTATTTTTTAGATACTCAACTTGGTAATTTTGAAACAGATTATTTAATTTTTATGTATAGATTGATGGCTACTATCGGCTTTAATTTTTTAAATGCTGATAATGTTCTTACTCATAAAATTAAAGCTTTTTCATCTATAGAAGATATTATATTTAATAGAAAAAATAATTCCGAAAGAAATAAAGGTAATAATTCTACATATATCACTAAAAGCGGAGCAAATTCTATTGATATATATGGTAAAGTTTATGGAGCAAATAAATACGAATCTAGTATGCTATGTTATGCACTATCTTTATTGTGTCATGAACATCAGAAAATTACCTTATATGAAATTATAGAAAAAGATTTAAAAAGATTACCAGAAATAAGTAGAAAAGTAATAGAAGAAATGGGAGTAATAAAGATTATCCCTACAGATATAACACTTGAAAAACAAATTTTTAAATATAATGATAGTTTACGGTCTCCAAGATACATATATAATCTTCTTGATAGAATTGGTCCTAAACAATGTGTTTTATGCGAGTGTGGTATTCCAGAACTAATACAAGGTGCTCATATTTGGTCTGTATCTAGCATTAAAAAAGAAGCAAATATGATTTATGAAGAAAAACTTAATCATGCAATTAACGGGCATAATGGCTTATGGCTATGTGAAAATCATCATAAATTATTTGATGAAAATATTCTTATGATAAAAGAAAATGGAACTATTTATTATCAAGAAAAAATACCTATAGAACATCGTGAATTTATAGCTAAAATTACAACGATTGGTTGTTTGCCTGAATTTATTATGAGCGAACAATTTGTAGAGTATTTATGGCAAAGAAATAAGGCTGTATAA
- a CDS encoding DNA adenine methylase yields MLLNVILIYSVSDYFKKYYNIIINDNLNWSVIYSRGRICASKCNFNILGFNPFDYLNSHNRMIEGYFYNNYAPTRTQRMYFTPENAGRIDFFRFQIEQWKTQNLLTYDEYCYLMASLIESVSKVSNTAGVYGAYLKSWDKRALKAIEFINVPFINEKVKTIFQYNDKIENIIEYVECDIIYLDPPYTQNQYGTQYHLLETLVLNDNPEISKITGSRSTAPMRSDWSKNYKAHILFEHIIAKTKAKYVIFSYNDDGLMSKTYIEAVLKRYGKLDTYTCKKIPYKQYKNWKSQNKDSHFEYLYFIEKKDYSQVIYESPLNYIGSKAKIVKDIKRILPSKANSSFIDVFGGGFNMGINSEFNHVIYNDINFFVTDLIKSFYTYDTYQYLLYIKKITDKFGLEKANGKAYIAARNYYNSLPEHKRDSRLLFTIILYGYQQQIRFNGSHQFNNPVGMRWFNDKVLEKMISFSRVIKEGKFTFFSEDYIKLENHIDKQSFVYMDPPYNLTTSSYNDGKRGFKGWNEVLEDELFQFANRLNKRNIYFMLSYVIQHKGHINEKFLKWIKENNYNLIELGDIIGISGSRRKEVLVVNYDI; encoded by the coding sequence GTGCTTCTAAATGTAATTTTAATATACTCTGTTTCAGATTATTTTAAAAAGTATTACAATATAATAATTAATGATAATTTAAATTGGTCTGTCATATATTCTAGAGGTCGTATTTGTGCTTCTAAATGTAATTTTAATATACTTGGATTTAATCCTTTTGATTATTTAAATTCACATAATAGAATGATTGAGGGATATTTTTATAATAACTATGCACCAACTAGAACTCAAAGAATGTATTTTACTCCTGAAAATGCAGGAAGAATAGATTTTTTTAGATTTCAAATAGAACAATGGAAAACACAAAATTTATTAACTTATGATGAGTATTGTTATTTAATGGCAAGTCTCATAGAGTCTGTTTCTAAAGTATCAAATACAGCTGGGGTTTATGGGGCTTACTTAAAATCATGGGATAAACGAGCTTTAAAGGCAATAGAATTTATAAATGTTCCATTTATTAATGAAAAAGTTAAAACAATTTTCCAATACAACGATAAAATTGAGAATATTATTGAATATGTTGAGTGTGATATAATATATTTAGATCCTCCTTATACTCAAAATCAATACGGCACTCAATACCACTTATTAGAGACACTTGTTTTAAATGATAATCCTGAAATTAGCAAAATTACAGGCTCTCGAAGCACTGCCCCAATGCGTTCTGATTGGTCTAAAAATTATAAAGCTCATATATTATTTGAACATATTATCGCTAAAACAAAAGCTAAATATGTTATATTTAGCTATAATGATGATGGTCTAATGTCAAAAACTTATATTGAAGCTGTATTAAAACGTTATGGAAAACTAGATACATATACTTGTAAGAAAATACCTTATAAACAATATAAAAATTGGAAATCTCAAAATAAAGATTCTCACTTTGAATATTTATATTTTATAGAAAAAAAGGATTATTCTCAGGTTATATACGAATCTCCACTAAATTATATAGGAAGTAAGGCTAAAATAGTGAAAGATATTAAACGCATCCTACCATCTAAAGCTAATTCATCATTCATAGATGTGTTTGGTGGCGGTTTTAATATGGGGATAAATAGTGAATTTAATCATGTTATATATAATGATATAAATTTTTTTGTTACAGATTTAATAAAATCGTTTTACACTTACGATACTTATCAATATCTCTTATATATAAAAAAAATTACAGATAAATTTGGATTAGAAAAAGCGAACGGCAAAGCATATATTGCAGCACGGAATTATTATAATTCGTTACCAGAACATAAACGCGACTCTAGACTATTATTTACAATTATTCTTTATGGTTACCAACAACAAATTAGATTTAATGGAAGTCATCAATTTAATAATCCAGTAGGTATGAGATGGTTTAATGATAAAGTATTAGAAAAAATGATTTCATTTTCTAGGGTGATTAAAGAGGGTAAGTTTACATTTTTTAGTGAGGATTATATTAAATTAGAAAATCATATTGATAAGCAATCATTTGTGTATATGGATCCACCATACAATTTAACAACAAGCTCATATAATGATGGGAAAAGAGGTTTTAAGGGCTGGAATGAAGTTTTGGAAGATGAATTATTTCAATTTGCCAATAGGCTTAATAAAAGAAATATTTATTTCATGCTTTCATATGTCATTCAACATAAAGGGCATATAAATGAAAAATTTTTAAAATGGATAAAAGAAAATAATTATAACCTTATTGAATTAGGAGATATTATCGGAATATCTGGCAGTAGACGAAAAGAAGTGTTGGTAGTTAATTATGACATATAG
- a CDS encoding DNA adenine methylase, with protein sequence MRFLGNKESILNDIEALLQNKGLLYKQLTFFDAFAGSGSVSDYFKKYYNIIINDNLNWSVIYSRGRICASKCNFNILCFRLF encoded by the coding sequence ATGCGTTTTTTAGGAAATAAAGAGTCTATTTTAAATGATATTGAGGCTCTTTTACAAAATAAAGGATTACTTTATAAACAATTAACTTTTTTTGATGCCTTTGCTGGTTCTGGTTCTGTTTCAGATTATTTTAAAAAGTATTACAATATAATAATTAATGATAATTTAAATTGGTCTGTCATATATTCTAGAGGTCGTATTTGTGCTTCTAAATGTAATTTTAATATACTCTGTTTCAGATTATTTTAA
- a CDS encoding Abi family protein — MPITLEVADKLIANGLQGISKQELSNILNSISYYRLRGYIYPYFHSYKNNKTIKNNITWETIWNDYNFDTELKGLLFQEIGKIKIALKTVLINVFSLKYGQTWYINSELYYDSTHYENDKNELFHHWDRSSEKFKQHFKNKYQGNPPSWMIFKTSSFGNGSKIFENIKNCYTKQLMTEYFGFRKNSEKVLIS, encoded by the coding sequence ATGCCAATAACTTTAGAAGTTGCTGATAAATTAATAGCAAATGGTTTACAAGGCATTTCAAAACAAGAGCTTTCCAATATTTTAAATAGTATAAGTTACTACAGATTAAGGGGTTATATTTATCCCTATTTTCATTCTTATAAAAATAATAAAACTATTAAGAACAATATTACTTGGGAAACCATTTGGAATGATTATAACTTTGATACCGAATTAAAAGGGTTATTATTTCAAGAAATTGGCAAAATTAAAATTGCTTTAAAAACTGTTTTAATAAATGTTTTTTCATTAAAATATGGACAAACATGGTATATTAACAGTGAGTTATATTATGACAGTACTCATTATGAAAATGATAAAAATGAATTATTTCACCACTGGGATCGTTCTAGTGAAAAATTTAAGCAACATTTTAAAAATAAATATCAAGGCAATCCTCCAAGCTGGATGATATTTAAAACTTCTTCATTTGGAAATGGATCAAAAATTTTTGAAAACATTAAAAATTGTTATACCAAACAATTAATGACGGAATACTTTGGATTTAGAAAAAACTCTGAAAAAGTTTTGATAAGCTGA
- a CDS encoding YjzC family protein, whose translation MANKKTTTYKPGTKAPASGQYSPCSNSGKVCSKSKEITAVKGKTLPPTQKSGQSYIFVDGTKNKSGKINK comes from the coding sequence ATGGCAAATAAAAAAACAACAACTTACAAACCAGGAACTAAAGCTCCTGCATCAGGGCAGTATTCGCCTTGTAGTAATAGTGGTAAAGTGTGTAGCAAATCAAAAGAAATTACAGCTGTGAAGGGTAAAACATTACCACCAACACAGAAATCAGGTCAGTCTTATATTTTTGTTGATGGAACTAAAAATAAGTCTGGTAAAATTAACAAGTAA
- a CDS encoding helix-turn-helix domain-containing protein encodes MDNEYNFGKYIRLIRVKREIAVKDLAAKIEISSSYLSKIETGKKKAPHDEKFLVKLSESLDVDYKQLALKARINNIIESDNMEMLGRRKNNVIRLLKISSKVDDGIFIKACIAFVREIQNNNVNNKNSH; translated from the coding sequence ATGGATAATGAATATAACTTTGGTAAGTATATAAGGCTTATACGTGTCAAGCGTGAGATTGCAGTTAAGGATTTAGCTGCAAAGATAGAAATAAGCTCAAGCTACTTATCAAAGATAGAAACTGGTAAGAAAAAAGCACCGCATGATGAGAAGTTTCTTGTGAAACTTTCTGAATCATTGGATGTTGATTATAAACAGCTTGCACTTAAAGCAAGGATAAATAATATAATAGAGTCTGATAATATGGAAATGCTTGGTCGTAGAAAAAATAATGTTATTAGACTTTTAAAGATATCATCTAAAGTTGATGATGGTATCTTTATTAAAGCTTGTATTGCTTTTGTAAGAGAAATACAAAATAACAATGTGAACAATAAAAATAGCCATTAA
- a CDS encoding Panacea domain-containing protein, which produces MSYNALKIANAIIEKCYKKEINDISITKLHKLLYIVYGAYFYVNDNKLFDELPAYFQYGPIFKSLQIAYKKHEFVLQGQREIGAEVVNDNDLNIMIDKVLDTFGKYSAQQLSNWSHRDGSAWSKVDKMSDFWGVDIDEDLIKGEFAKIVTLTPDNEV; this is translated from the coding sequence ATGAGTTATAACGCCCTAAAAATAGCAAATGCAATTATTGAAAAATGTTATAAAAAAGAAATTAATGATATAAGTATTACAAAATTACATAAGTTATTATATATAGTTTATGGAGCATATTTTTATGTTAATGATAATAAACTATTTGATGAACTTCCTGCATACTTTCAATATGGTCCAATATTTAAGAGCTTGCAGATAGCTTATAAAAAGCATGAGTTTGTGCTCCAAGGACAGAGAGAGATTGGTGCAGAAGTTGTTAATGATAATGACTTAAATATAATGATAGATAAAGTGCTTGATACTTTTGGTAAATATTCTGCTCAGCAGTTATCTAATTGGTCCCATAGAGATGGTAGTGCATGGTCAAAAGTTGATAAAATGTCTGACTTTTGGGGTGTGGATATAGATGAAGACTTAATAAAAGGGGAATTTGCTAAGATAGTAACACTAACTCCAGATAATGAGGTATAA
- a CDS encoding HEPN-associated N-terminal domain-containing protein, translating into MGLAKKLLMEYEARGYGKVPNKYVCHHCFDEKGLSNFIKKNGKQGLCSYCGKKTDVLDLEIVIKHIISSISNEWQDPVENSPYESAEGGYLNNYQFDIWDLLSEQEPINAVSQTLFEDIYSTINTNLWARPFAEPFKEQHLLEEWDKFIYRVKHKLRFTIFSENNNNKYYPIEQVAKIISDLKFEQICNDKIYRIRITNNKQNLNSASEMGTVPIEYALQANRMSPVGIAMFYGAFDEQTAVDEVLNSNKNNCNIYIHTATFIASRPLNLISLPSKLEIPSIYDEVKGDKRPYYIFMQSFIDWFARPIDRDGKEEHLEYIPTQIITEYLRYNYTINNKPIDGIIYKSSVGSGKSVVLFIQNDQCVDNDWNIKKNFKDKLYLKMINYK; encoded by the coding sequence ATGGGTTTGGCAAAAAAACTTTTGATGGAATATGAAGCTAGAGGATATGGCAAAGTACCAAATAAATATGTTTGTCATCATTGCTTTGACGAAAAAGGATTAAGCAACTTCATAAAGAAAAATGGTAAACAAGGTTTATGTTCCTATTGTGGTAAAAAGACTGATGTTTTAGATTTAGAAATAGTAATAAAACATATTATATCTTCTATAAGCAATGAATGGCAAGATCCGGTTGAAAACTCTCCATATGAAAGTGCAGAAGGAGGATATTTAAATAATTATCAATTTGATATATGGGATTTATTAAGTGAACAAGAGCCTATAAATGCTGTGTCTCAAACTCTTTTTGAAGATATATATTCAACAATAAATACTAACTTGTGGGCTAGACCTTTTGCAGAGCCTTTCAAAGAACAACATTTATTAGAAGAATGGGATAAGTTTATATATAGAGTTAAACATAAGTTGCGTTTTACTATTTTTAGTGAAAATAACAATAATAAATATTATCCAATTGAACAAGTTGCAAAAATTATTAGTGATTTAAAATTTGAACAAATATGTAATGATAAAATATATAGAATTAGAATTACAAATAACAAGCAAAATTTAAATTCAGCATCTGAAATGGGAACAGTACCCATAGAATATGCATTACAAGCTAATAGAATGAGTCCTGTTGGGATAGCTATGTTCTATGGTGCATTTGATGAACAAACTGCCGTTGATGAAGTGCTTAATAGTAATAAAAATAATTGCAATATTTATATACATACAGCTACTTTTATAGCTTCAAGACCACTAAATCTTATTTCCTTGCCATCAAAGTTAGAAATTCCTTCAATATATGATGAAGTTAAAGGTGATAAAAGACCTTACTATATATTTATGCAATCTTTTATTGATTGGTTTGCTAGACCAATTGACAGAGATGGAAAAGAAGAACACTTAGAATATATACCAACACAAATTATTACAGAATATTTGCGTTATAACTATACAATAAATAATAAACCAATAGATGGCATCATATATAAAAGTTCTGTTGGAAGTGGTAAATCAGTGGTTTTGTTTATTCAAAATGACCAATGTGTAGATAATGATTGGAATATAAAAAAGAACTTTAAAGATAAATTATATCTAAAAATGATTAACTACAAGTAA
- a CDS encoding type II toxin-antitoxin system RnlB family antitoxin: MNKNAKILFDMFLKQGNNSRRFIEYNYVNNEEIDINKFNIVHNVSDDIYNTTKSFFKKNILLLDNGAFSNKFKLAFKSQL; this comes from the coding sequence ATAAACAAAAATGCTAAAATTTTATTTGATATGTTTCTAAAACAAGGAAATAATAGCAGAAGGTTTATAGAATATAATTATGTAAATAATGAAGAAATTGATATAAATAAATTCAATATTGTTCACAATGTTTCTGATGATATTTATAATACAACAAAATCTTTTTTTAAAAAAAATATTTTATTACTTGATAATGGTGCTTTTAGTAACAAATTTAAACTTGCCTTTAAAAGCCAACTATGA
- a CDS encoding ribonuclease H1 domain-containing protein, with the protein MAKKYYAVRKGREIGIFTDWSECEKQIKGYSGAEFKSFLTQEEAQNYVNNTISTISTESNNNNITSEAIENNHTVQIYVDGSYSESCNLASFGYIILKDNNEIYRHYGIVDNPNVIEMRNVAGELAGVISALNWAKDNDITEVIIFYDYEGIEKWITGEWKTKKENTILYKKFIEEIRNKIDVIFIKVKAHSGNKYNELADTLAKNAILEKTQINHTCNTSNNLSDNKEFTIIDSNNNLDNLITFLQDTCKIETKEVQNGIQYIIKNNDEQFFITKYKNLKILFQGKPYRIYNDIIIFLSSTENFSNTIKKMNEEFYNFQSKDINLKFYLPKSYNIFPDMLFSILQPSLLEQPTYTLQDYSMYAFPALRTLEGSIKYLLTSYGIEIDNKGLKCFDGYELRDKYRVKIQNKNNKLAEHIEKMYKYYKDNRHPLCHTTATLLDIKIIENYEDVKRIIREVLELLDEAFDLHNSNGLKQ; encoded by the coding sequence ATGGCGAAAAAATATTATGCAGTAAGAAAAGGCAGAGAAATAGGAATTTTTACAGATTGGTCAGAATGTGAAAAACAAATAAAGGGTTATTCTGGTGCAGAGTTTAAAAGTTTTTTAACACAGGAAGAAGCCCAAAATTATGTAAATAATACAATATCAACTATATCTACTGAATCAAATAATAATAATATAACATCAGAAGCAATAGAAAACAATCATACTGTTCAAATATATGTAGACGGTAGTTATTCTGAATCTTGTAATCTTGCAAGTTTCGGTTATATAATTCTTAAAGATAATAATGAGATTTACCGCCATTACGGTATAGTAGACAATCCAAATGTAATAGAAATGAGAAATGTAGCTGGCGAATTAGCAGGTGTAATATCTGCTTTAAATTGGGCAAAAGATAATGATATAACAGAAGTTATAATTTTTTATGATTATGAAGGTATAGAAAAATGGATAACTGGTGAGTGGAAAACCAAAAAAGAGAATACGATATTGTATAAAAAATTTATTGAAGAAATTAGAAATAAAATAGATGTAATATTTATTAAAGTAAAAGCTCACTCAGGAAATAAATATAATGAATTAGCAGATACATTAGCAAAAAATGCAATATTAGAAAAAACTCAAATAAATCATACATGCAATACCAGTAATAATCTATCAGATAATAAGGAATTTACTATAATAGATAGCAACAATAATCTTGATAATTTAATTACATTTTTGCAGGATACATGTAAAATTGAAACAAAAGAAGTACAAAATGGAATACAGTATATCATCAAAAACAATGACGAGCAATTTTTTATAACTAAATACAAGAATTTAAAAATACTTTTTCAAGGAAAACCTTATAGAATATATAATGATATAATTATATTTTTATCAAGCACAGAAAATTTTTCCAATACAATAAAGAAAATGAATGAAGAGTTTTATAACTTTCAATCAAAAGATATAAACTTAAAATTTTATTTACCCAAATCTTACAATATTTTTCCTGACATGTTATTTTCTATATTGCAACCATCGTTATTAGAACAACCTACATATACATTACAAGATTATTCAATGTATGCATTTCCAGCATTAAGAACATTAGAAGGCTCAATTAAATATTTATTAACATCATATGGCATAGAAATTGATAATAAAGGTCTCAAGTGCTTTGATGGGTATGAATTACGCGACAAATATAGAGTCAAAATTCAAAATAAAAATAATAAACTTGCAGAACATATAGAAAAGATGTATAAGTATTATAAAGATAATAGACATCCATTATGTCATACTACAGCTACTTTGCTTGATATAAAAATTATAGAAAACTATGAAGATGTTAAAAGAATTATTAGGGAAGTTTTGGAATTATTAGATGAGGCATTTGACTTGCATAATTCAAATGGATTAAAACAATGA